In Providencia hangzhouensis, the DNA window CGCTTGGTTAAAACCTGCCATAATAGCAGAATGCTGCCCATAATTACGGTTTAAAATAATTGCAATAACGTGGTTTTCTGGATTTTCCGCTGCTTCTGTAAGCATTTGCGCTGAACGATCGCTACTACCATCATCAACTAAAATTAATTCATAAGATTGAGTTAATTGTTTACATGACTTGATAGTACGTTCTAGTAATTGCGGTAAGCTCTGCTCTTCATTATAGACAGGGATTACCACTGAGACTTTTTTTATCTCATCAAATTCATCTGCGTGTGACACTATTTTGACTCCAAAAGAACTGCTTCTACAGCTTTGACAACCCGTTCAACATCTGCATCCGTCATATCGGGAAATAAAGGTAATGAACACAATGTGGCGCTATTCCAGGTTGATTCAGGTAAGGTTAATTCAGGGTATTTTTCGCGATAATATTTTTGAGTATGTGCGGCGCGAAAGTGCAACCCTGTTCCAATATCATGCTCTTTCAATTTTTCCATGAATGTATCGCGATCAATTCCACATTCGGCTTTATCGACACGTACCATAAATAAATGATTCGCATGTAAATGTGAGTAGCTAGGTACACTCAACATTTGCAAAGGAGAGTTTTTCAGCAATTCACGATAACGAGCAGTTAGCTCAGCACGACGCTGATTTAATTGCTCTACTCGTGATAACTGCACCACTGCAATCGCGGCATGAATATCCGACAAATTATATTTAAAACCGGGTTCAACAACCTCTGCTTGCGGCTTACGGCCTTGCATTTGTCTATCAAACGCATCAACGCCTAGACCGTGAAACTTAAGCGTTCGTACACGCTGAGCGAGCTTGTCATCATCTGTTGCGACTAATCCCCCTTCCGCACAGGTGACATTTTTGATGGCATGAAAAGAGAAAATAGACGTTCCCTTTTCGCCAATCCACTCATCTTTATAACGAGTACCCACTGCATGTGCTGCATCTTCGATTAAAGCTACACCGGCTTTTTGAGCAATCAAACGCAATGCGTCAAGATCACAAGGAGCCCCCGCATAATGAACTGGGATAATGGCCTTTGTTTTTTCTGTTAACGCTTTTTCTACGGCATCGGGTTGGATCATTAATGTGTCACGATCAACATCAATCATCACAGGGGTTGCACCAAGCAATTCAATCATGTTAATCGTAGAAACCCATGTTTGTGATGGTGTAATAATTTCATCACCAGGGCCAATACCTAATGCCATTAAGACAACATGCATCCCCGCTGTTGCAGAAGAAAGTGCAATCGCATGCTTACAGCCATAACGCTTACAAAAATCTTCTTCTAATTGATGATTCTGTGGGCCTGTAGTTATCCAGCCTGAACGCAGAACTTTTTCAACTGCCTTGACCTCTTCATCACCGATTGCCGGTTTTGAAAATGGTAAGAAATTGCTCATATTGTTTATAGCCTAGTTTTCATTGTGAATAGAATATTCTAGTTAATTATACTTTAACCGAACCTCAACACCTGCAAACATTGCGGGATTATCATGCAAAAATAAGTGATAAAAACACCTTATTGCTTATCCGTTAAATTTATAACCTGCCACACCCGGTGAGATGCACTGTGGCTTAACTTAATTTCAGACATAAATATGTCAGATAAATTTTTTTCTGTCATTATACATTCTGGTTTCCCTACTGCGACTAACTGTCCTTGTTTTATCATCCAAATACAAGATGCATTTTTATACGAATGGCTAAGGTCATGACCACTCATTATAACGGTTCCTAAGCAATCACAAAAATATTTAATCCATTTATCAAGCATTGCTTGCTGAATAATATCTAAATTATTGGTTGGCTCATCCAATAATATAAATTTCCCCTCGCATTGCTGTTTATCCCAGACCTGCAAAAATGCTGCTACAATTCGGACTCTTTGCCATTCACCACCCGAGAGTTGGTTAATAGGTTTACTTAACAATGATGTTAGTTGAAAATCGCTACATAAACGCTCAAAAATACTAGCTGAAAACACTGTTTTAGGTGAAAACAGGCCAATATATTGAAACACTTTGAGTATTGGAATGTAACTAACTAATTGTGAAAGATAAGCACGTTGTTGGCTCAATTGAGCAATATGATATTGCCGTATACTTCGCCCACCAATTAAAATATCGCCACCTACAGGCAAATAACCGCTTATCGCAGCTAATAATGTACTTTTTCCGGCCCCATTGGCACCCAATATATGAATTTGTTCACCAGCTAGCACTTGAGCTGAAAT includes these proteins:
- the arnB gene encoding UDP-4-amino-4-deoxy-L-arabinose aminotransferase, which encodes MSNFLPFSKPAIGDEEVKAVEKVLRSGWITTGPQNHQLEEDFCKRYGCKHAIALSSATAGMHVVLMALGIGPGDEIITPSQTWVSTINMIELLGATPVMIDVDRDTLMIQPDAVEKALTEKTKAIIPVHYAGAPCDLDALRLIAQKAGVALIEDAAHAVGTRYKDEWIGEKGTSIFSFHAIKNVTCAEGGLVATDDDKLAQRVRTLKFHGLGVDAFDRQMQGRKPQAEVVEPGFKYNLSDIHAAIAVVQLSRVEQLNQRRAELTARYRELLKNSPLQMLSVPSYSHLHANHLFMVRVDKAECGIDRDTFMEKLKEHDIGTGLHFRAAHTQKYYREKYPELTLPESTWNSATLCSLPLFPDMTDADVERVVKAVEAVLLESK
- a CDS encoding ATP-binding cassette domain-containing protein, with translation MMENKLIIDIKNITTDTRLVNISAQVLAGEQIHILGANGAGKSTLLAAISGYLPVGGDILIGGRSIRQYHIAQLSQQRAYLSQLVSYIPILKVFQYIGLFSPKTVFSASIFERLCSDFQLTSLLSKPINQLSGGEWQRVRIVAAFLQVWDKQQCEGKFILLDEPTNNLDIIQQAMLDKWIKYFCDCLGTVIMSGHDLSHSYKNASCIWMIKQGQLVAVGKPECIMTEKNLSDIFMSEIKLSHSASHRVWQVINLTDKQ